Proteins encoded together in one Calditrichota bacterium window:
- the rpsG gene encoding 30S ribosomal protein S7, which yields MPRRKRIFNREVPADPKYGSEQVACFINGLLRRGKRSIAERMFYGAFDIIQSKAKSDPLEIFNKAMKNVAPVVEVKSRRVGGATYQVPVEVNPSRRQALAIRWIIGYSKARGEKTMAEKLAGELIAAAKGEGNSVKKRDDTHKMAEANRAFAHFRW from the coding sequence ATGCCTCGTCGTAAACGCATATTTAATCGAGAAGTCCCTGCCGATCCGAAATACGGCTCGGAGCAGGTGGCTTGCTTCATCAATGGTCTTCTGCGCCGCGGCAAGCGTTCGATTGCCGAACGCATGTTCTACGGTGCATTTGATATTATCCAGAGCAAGGCTAAGTCCGATCCTCTGGAGATTTTCAACAAGGCGATGAAGAATGTCGCCCCGGTCGTTGAGGTCAAAAGCCGCCGAGTGGGTGGTGCGACCTATCAGGTGCCGGTTGAAGTCAATCCGTCCCGCCGCCAGGCGCTGGCGATCCGCTGGATCATCGGCTACTCCAAGGCTCGTGGTGAAAAGACCATGGCCGAAAAACTCGCCGGAGAATTGATTGCAGCCGCCAAGGGCGAAGGCAACTCGGTGAAGAAGCGCGACGACACGCACAAGATGGCTGAAGCCAATAGAGCATTCGCTCATTTTAGATGGTAA
- the rpsJ gene encoding 30S ribosomal protein S10 translates to MAQQSSIRIRLKSYDHNLIDKSTEKIIQTAKQTGAVISGPIPLPTRRSVYTVNRSPHSDKKSREQFETRVHKRLIDIHNSSPRTIDALIRIELPAGVDIEIKT, encoded by the coding sequence ATGGCACAACAATCCTCAATCAGGATCCGGCTGAAAAGTTACGATCATAACCTGATCGACAAATCAACCGAGAAAATTATCCAAACGGCAAAGCAGACGGGCGCCGTGATTTCCGGCCCGATTCCTCTGCCGACGCGCCGTAGCGTTTACACTGTGAACCGCTCGCCGCACTCGGACAAAAAATCGCGTGAACAGTTTGAGACGCGCGTTCACAAGCGTCTCATTGACATCCATAACTCCTCGCCGCGCACGATCGATGCCTTGATTCGCATCGAACTTCCCGCGGGAGTTGACATCGAGATCAAGACATGA
- the rplB gene encoding 50S ribosomal protein L2 — translation MPLKKFRPLTPTQRYRTVLVRDGLWQGEPEKSLLAPLAKTGGRNNLGRATNINIGGGHKRRYRIVDFRRNKYDIPAKVERLEYDPNRSANIALLFYADGEKRYILAPDGLKVGDKVMSSRKEADIRVGNALPLNKIPLATFVHNVEMRVGKGGQISRSAGAACQLMAVDEKFALLKLPSGEVRRVPAQCLATIGQVGNLDHESVVSGKAGRTRWLGRRGHVRGVVKNPVDHPMGGGEGRTSGGRHPTTPWGKITKGLKTRNPRKKSSKLIVRRRRDKTQLS, via the coding sequence ATGCCGCTGAAGAAGTTTCGCCCCCTAACACCAACACAACGTTACCGTACCGTTCTGGTGCGCGACGGCTTGTGGCAGGGTGAACCCGAGAAGAGCTTGCTTGCTCCGCTGGCCAAGACCGGCGGCCGCAACAACCTCGGCCGGGCAACAAATATCAATATCGGCGGCGGCCACAAGCGCCGTTACCGAATTGTTGATTTCCGTCGTAACAAATACGACATCCCCGCGAAGGTCGAGCGTTTGGAATACGATCCGAACCGTTCGGCGAATATCGCTCTGCTGTTCTATGCGGACGGCGAAAAGCGCTACATCCTTGCTCCCGACGGACTGAAAGTCGGTGACAAGGTCATGTCGTCGCGTAAGGAAGCCGATATCCGCGTGGGCAATGCATTGCCGCTGAACAAGATTCCGCTGGCGACGTTTGTGCATAACGTCGAAATGCGTGTCGGCAAGGGTGGACAAATTTCCCGTTCCGCGGGAGCTGCCTGCCAATTGATGGCCGTCGATGAGAAGTTCGCGCTGCTGAAACTTCCTTCGGGTGAAGTTCGCCGCGTTCCGGCTCAGTGTTTGGCGACGATTGGCCAGGTCGGCAATTTGGATCACGAAAGCGTGGTGTCCGGAAAAGCCGGCCGTACGCGCTGGCTGGGTCGTCGCGGTCACGTTCGCGGCGTCGTGAAAAACCCGGTCGACCACCCGATGGGTGGTGGTGAAGGTCGTACGTCCGGTGGCCGTCATCCGACGACACCGTGGGGTAAGATCACCAAGGGTCTCAAGACTCGTAATCCGCGCAAGAAATCAAGTAAACTGATCGTCCGTCGCCGTCGCGACAAGACGCAACTCTCATAA
- the rpsC gene encoding 30S ribosomal protein S3 yields MGQKVNPIGLRTGIIRTWNSHWFDERNFADKLEEDLYLRKYLMQRLKGASVAGVTFERTPKMLTLTIRTARPGIVIGRKGSEVDKLKAELKKLTKRDVQVNIYEIKRPELEAKLVADMIAQQLEGRVSFRRAMKKAIQTTMRMGAEGIKVLVSGRLGGAEMSRTEGYKEGRTPLHTLRADIDYALSVARTTYGTIGVKVWICRGEVIGKGKVNGPDAIERPDNAPDNFRPERDRGRDRGRGRDRDRRQSN; encoded by the coding sequence GTGGGTCAAAAAGTTAATCCCATCGGCCTTCGCACCGGCATTATTCGCACATGGAACAGTCACTGGTTCGATGAACGCAATTTCGCCGACAAGCTCGAAGAAGACCTTTATCTCCGCAAGTATTTGATGCAGCGCTTGAAAGGCGCTTCGGTTGCGGGAGTCACGTTCGAGCGCACGCCGAAGATGCTGACGCTCACGATTCGCACCGCGCGTCCGGGTATCGTCATCGGTCGCAAAGGTTCCGAAGTCGATAAGCTCAAGGCGGAGCTGAAAAAGCTCACCAAGCGCGACGTACAGGTAAATATTTACGAAATCAAGCGTCCCGAGCTTGAAGCCAAACTCGTGGCCGACATGATTGCGCAGCAGCTCGAAGGACGTGTTTCCTTCCGCCGCGCGATGAAGAAGGCGATTCAAACCACGATGCGCATGGGCGCCGAAGGCATCAAGGTGCTCGTGTCCGGCCGTTTGGGCGGTGCTGAAATGTCCCGTACCGAAGGCTACAAAGAAGGCCGCACCCCATTGCACACACTGCGTGCCGACATCGATTACGCGCTGTCGGTCGCCCGCACGACCTATGGCACCATCGGCGTCAAGGTCTGGATCTGCCGCGGTGAAGTGATCGGCAAGGGCAAAGTTAACGGTCCGGACGCGATCGAGCGTCCTGACAACGCGCCCGATAATTTCCGTCCGGAACGCGACCGCGGTCGTGACCGGGGACGCGGACGGGATCGTGACCGTCGTCAATCCAACTGA
- the rplV gene encoding 50S ribosomal protein L22, with protein sequence MEARCVARFVRVTPRKMRLVADLVRGKNVNEAINILKFTHRSASMPTLKAIQSAVSNYAQMHDASSAEIDSLTVYKIFADEGPTMHRFMPRAQGRATPIKKRMTHLTVIVAAPHGEEEVVETVEAVEEKPVKKAAKKTAAKKTATKKAAAKKSSSKKSKSE encoded by the coding sequence ATGGAAGCACGTTGCGTCGCACGCTTTGTTCGCGTTACTCCCCGCAAGATGCGCTTGGTCGCTGATCTCGTGCGCGGCAAAAACGTCAACGAAGCTATCAATATTCTGAAGTTCACTCACCGCTCGGCCTCGATGCCGACGCTGAAGGCAATACAGTCCGCGGTCTCCAATTACGCGCAGATGCACGACGCGTCTTCGGCGGAAATTGACTCGCTGACGGTGTACAAGATCTTCGCCGACGAAGGTCCGACCATGCACCGATTCATGCCGCGTGCACAGGGCCGAGCCACGCCGATCAAAAAGCGCATGACGCATTTGACGGTGATTGTCGCCGCTCCGCACGGTGAAGAAGAAGTCGTCGAGACCGTTGAAGCGGTCGAAGAGAAGCCCGTGAAGAAAGCCGCCAAGAAAACGGCTGCCAAGAAGACCGCGACCAAGAAAGCCGCGGCTAAAAAATCCTCCAGTAAGAAAAGCAAGTCTGAGTAA
- the fusA gene encoding elongation factor G gives MAHIDAGKTTTTERILFYTGRLHRMGEVHEGGATMDWMEQEKERGITITSAATTCEWRDHRINIIDTPGHVDFTVEVERSLRVLDGAVALFCAVGGVEPQSETVWRQANRYKVPRICFVNKMDRSGADFFRAVEMIRTNLHANPVPITIPMGSADMFQGIIDLVSFKSIVWVEDSHGMHFEEFDVPKDMFDLANHWREKLLESVAEFDDHLLEKFLAGEPLLKEEIMTALRKATISLKCFPVLCGASFKNKGVQKLLDSIVELLPSPLDVGSTNGINPNTEEEVKREPNVEEPFSALAFKIMTDPYVGRLTFVRVYAGKLDAGSAVYNSSRDKRERISRIVRMFADKREEMQAVEAGDICAVVGLKDVRTGDTLCDPKSPILLEKMDFPTPVIEIAIEPKTRADQDKISEALGKLAEEDPTFLVKFNEDTGQTVIAGMGELHLEILVDRLMREFKVEAVVGAPQVSYKECIRQACTVNHKFAKQSGGRGQYAHCVINVEPGAPGSGLVFENKIVGGAIPKEYIPALHKGMEDAMSNGPLAGYPIMDVKVELVDGSYHEVDSNEMAFKICGGMALKEAVQKGNPALMEPIMKVEVVTPDSYLGNVVGDINSRRGRIQDMHPRADGQVVNAMVPLSEMFGYATSLRSLTQGRAIFSMQFDHFMEVPKSISEKILEKR, from the coding sequence ATGGCCCATATCGACGCGGGTAAGACGACGACGACCGAGCGTATTCTCTTCTATACAGGCCGTTTGCACCGCATGGGCGAAGTCCATGAAGGCGGCGCGACGATGGACTGGATGGAACAAGAAAAAGAACGCGGAATCACGATCACGTCCGCCGCCACGACTTGCGAATGGCGCGACCATCGAATTAACATTATTGATACTCCCGGGCACGTGGACTTTACCGTCGAAGTCGAGCGCAGCTTGCGCGTCCTCGACGGAGCCGTGGCCCTGTTCTGTGCGGTCGGCGGCGTTGAACCGCAGTCCGAAACGGTTTGGCGTCAGGCTAACCGTTACAAAGTTCCGCGCATCTGCTTCGTGAACAAGATGGATCGCTCCGGTGCAGATTTCTTCCGCGCCGTCGAAATGATTCGCACAAACCTCCACGCCAACCCGGTTCCGATTACGATTCCGATGGGTTCGGCGGACATGTTCCAAGGGATTATTGACTTGGTTTCCTTCAAGTCGATCGTGTGGGTGGAAGATTCGCACGGCATGCACTTCGAAGAATTCGACGTGCCCAAGGACATGTTCGACTTGGCCAATCATTGGCGCGAAAAACTGCTCGAGTCGGTCGCAGAATTCGACGATCATTTGCTCGAGAAGTTCTTGGCAGGCGAGCCGCTGCTCAAAGAAGAGATAATGACCGCGCTTCGGAAAGCGACGATTTCCTTGAAGTGCTTCCCCGTTCTGTGCGGTGCCTCGTTCAAGAACAAAGGTGTTCAGAAACTGCTGGATTCGATCGTGGAACTGCTTCCGTCGCCGCTGGACGTCGGCAGCACGAACGGTATTAATCCCAATACGGAAGAAGAAGTCAAGCGCGAGCCGAACGTCGAAGAACCGTTCTCGGCGTTGGCATTCAAGATCATGACTGATCCTTACGTGGGACGGTTGACGTTTGTCCGTGTCTACGCAGGCAAACTCGACGCGGGTTCCGCGGTTTACAATTCGAGCCGTGACAAGCGCGAGAGAATCTCCCGAATCGTTCGTATGTTCGCCGACAAGCGCGAAGAAATGCAAGCGGTGGAAGCGGGCGATATCTGTGCTGTAGTCGGTTTGAAAGACGTGCGCACGGGCGATACGCTGTGCGATCCTAAATCGCCGATTCTGCTCGAGAAGATGGACTTCCCGACGCCGGTGATCGAGATCGCCATCGAGCCTAAGACGCGCGCCGATCAAGATAAGATTTCCGAAGCGCTCGGCAAGCTGGCCGAAGAAGACCCCACCTTCCTTGTGAAGTTCAACGAAGATACCGGTCAGACGGTGATCGCCGGTATGGGCGAGCTGCACCTTGAAATCCTCGTGGATCGTTTGATGCGAGAGTTTAAGGTCGAGGCCGTCGTTGGCGCACCGCAGGTTTCGTACAAAGAGTGCATTCGTCAGGCCTGCACCGTGAACCACAAGTTCGCCAAGCAGTCGGGCGGCCGCGGTCAGTATGCGCATTGCGTGATCAATGTCGAACCCGGTGCCCCCGGCAGCGGATTGGTCTTTGAGAACAAGATTGTCGGTGGTGCGATTCCCAAGGAATACATCCCCGCGCTTCACAAGGGTATGGAAGACGCCATGAGCAACGGTCCGCTTGCGGGCTATCCGATCATGGACGTCAAAGTCGAACTTGTCGACGGTTCGTACCACGAAGTCGACTCCAATGAAATGGCCTTCAAGATTTGTGGCGGCATGGCTTTGAAAGAAGCCGTCCAAAAGGGCAACCCCGCCCTGATGGAGCCGATCATGAAGGTGGAGGTCGTGACTCCCGATTCGTATTTAGGAAATGTCGTTGGCGATATCAATTCGCGCCGCGGCCGCATTCAAGACATGCATCCGCGCGCCGACGGTCAAGTCGTCAACGCGATGGTTCCGCTTTCGGAAATGTTCGGTTATGCGACCAGCCTGCGCTCGTTGACTCAGGGCCGCGCTATCTTCTCCATGCAGTTTGACCACTTCATGGAAGTGCCCAAGTCCATCTCGGAAAAGATTCTCGAGAAGCGCTGA
- a CDS encoding 30S ribosomal protein S12 codes for MPTIQQLIRSGREAVQFKSSAPALMNCPQRRGVCTRVYTTTPKKPNSALRKVARVKLTNGIVVTAYIPGEGHNLQEHSLVMIRGGRVKDLPGVRYHIIRGILDTAGVDGRKQGRSKYGTKKKAVAAGKGKK; via the coding sequence GTGCCCACAATTCAACAACTCATCCGTTCCGGTCGGGAAGCTGTCCAATTTAAGTCGTCAGCACCGGCTCTGATGAACTGCCCGCAGCGCCGGGGAGTTTGCACGCGTGTTTATACGACCACCCCGAAAAAGCCGAATTCGGCCCTCCGGAAGGTCGCTCGTGTGAAACTTACCAACGGTATCGTCGTTACGGCCTACATTCCCGGTGAAGGCCACAACCTGCAAGAACACTCGCTTGTGATGATTCGCGGCGGTCGTGTGAAAGACTTGCCGGGTGTCCGTTATCATATTATCCGGGGTATTCTGGATACGGCGGGTGTGGACGGCCGCAAGCAGGGCCGCTCGAAGTATGGCACGAAGAAGAAAGCTGTTGCCGCGGGCAAGGGCAAGAAGTAG
- a CDS encoding 50S ribosomal protein L23, producing the protein MHKRSVLRRPLLTEKITAAQDAFNQYFFEVDPKANKIEIKRAVEKKYEVTVTGVQTMNVRGKTKRLGRFEGRRPNWKKAIVTLKKGDSIELAQNV; encoded by the coding sequence CTGCATAAGAGAAGTGTTCTCCGTCGTCCGCTGCTGACTGAAAAAATCACCGCCGCGCAGGATGCCTTCAACCAGTACTTCTTTGAAGTGGATCCGAAGGCTAACAAGATCGAGATCAAGCGTGCGGTCGAGAAAAAATACGAAGTCACTGTCACCGGCGTTCAAACCATGAACGTCCGCGGCAAGACGAAGCGACTGGGCCGTTTTGAAGGCCGTCGCCCCAACTGGAAAAAAGCGATCGTTACTCTGAAAAAGGGTGACTCGATCGAACTGGCGCAAAACGTCTAA
- the rpsS gene encoding 30S ribosomal protein S19 encodes MARSLKKGPYIDSRLETRILQMNEKNEKKVLKTWSRRSVISPDFVGHTLAVHNGRKFLPVYITENMVGHKLGEFALTRTFKGHTEKKAEAAARKK; translated from the coding sequence ATGGCCCGTTCGCTTAAAAAAGGTCCGTATATCGATTCGCGGTTGGAAACGCGAATTCTGCAAATGAACGAGAAGAACGAGAAGAAGGTGCTCAAGACTTGGTCGCGCCGCAGCGTTATCTCTCCGGATTTTGTCGGACACACTCTTGCCGTGCATAATGGCCGCAAGTTCCTGCCCGTGTACATCACGGAAAATATGGTCGGACACAAGCTCGGCGAATTCGCGCTGACCCGCACGTTCAAGGGACACACGGAAAAGAAGGCGGAAGCCGCCGCAAGGAAGAAGTAA
- the rplD gene encoding 50S ribosomal protein L4, which produces MNLKIYKRDGSVGSDSVEIPDSLLALEPNQHAIWLAVRAEEAAGRQGTHKTKSRSYVRGGGRKPFKQKGRGVARQGSSRSPLNPGGGTIFGPMPHTYAVGVPQKVKVLARRSAFVLKAREDRIRVLEDFSLDAPKTRDMAKMIAKMELADQKVLFLTPDYNDNIARSVRNLPGAGATRAASASTRDMLNCSTILIQKSAVEALLKGLSHAA; this is translated from the coding sequence ATGAATCTCAAAATCTATAAACGCGACGGCTCCGTTGGCAGCGATTCGGTGGAAATTCCGGATAGCCTGCTTGCGCTTGAGCCGAACCAACATGCGATCTGGTTGGCCGTGCGCGCTGAAGAAGCTGCCGGTCGTCAGGGAACGCACAAAACCAAAAGCCGCAGCTATGTCCGCGGTGGTGGTCGCAAGCCGTTTAAGCAAAAAGGCCGCGGTGTTGCCCGTCAAGGTTCGAGCCGTTCGCCGCTGAACCCCGGTGGTGGTACGATCTTCGGACCGATGCCGCACACCTATGCGGTCGGCGTTCCGCAAAAAGTGAAAGTCTTGGCCCGCCGCAGCGCGTTTGTGCTGAAAGCCCGCGAAGACCGCATCCGCGTTCTGGAAGATTTTAGCCTCGACGCTCCCAAAACGCGCGACATGGCGAAGATGATCGCCAAAATGGAACTGGCTGACCAAAAAGTCTTGTTCCTGACTCCGGATTACAACGACAACATCGCGCGCAGCGTGCGCAATCTGCCGGGCGCCGGTGCGACCCGCGCTGCGTCCGCTTCTACGCGTGATATGCTGAATTGCTCGACCATCCTGATTCAAAAAAGCGCGGTCGAAGCGCTGTTGAAAGGACTGAGCCATGCTGCATAA
- the rplC gene encoding 50S ribosomal protein L3, producing MTGLIGKKVGMTRVFDEKGTMIPVTVIELGPNQITNVRTVEKNGYEAVCLGFGQKRDKLVRSPQKGHYKSLGITAPKIEREFRGMKIDGKKVGDSLSCDLFAVGEKVKVVGTSKGRGFAGVIKRHNFGRQTMTHGTHEFFRHGGSIGSNTFPGRTLPGLRMPGRMGADRVSVRNLKIVRVDADANLIMIGGAIPGPNHGIVIVEKQS from the coding sequence ATGACAGGCCTGATCGGCAAAAAAGTGGGTATGACCCGTGTCTTCGATGAAAAGGGCACCATGATCCCGGTGACCGTCATTGAACTCGGCCCCAACCAGATAACCAATGTCCGTACCGTCGAGAAAAACGGCTACGAGGCTGTGTGCTTGGGCTTCGGCCAAAAGCGTGACAAGCTCGTACGCTCGCCGCAAAAAGGGCATTATAAGTCACTCGGCATCACCGCTCCGAAAATCGAGCGCGAGTTCCGTGGCATGAAGATCGACGGCAAGAAGGTCGGCGACTCGCTGAGTTGCGATCTGTTTGCGGTCGGCGAAAAGGTCAAAGTCGTCGGCACCTCGAAAGGCCGCGGTTTCGCCGGTGTGATCAAGCGTCACAACTTCGGCCGTCAGACGATGACTCACGGTACGCACGAGTTCTTCCGTCACGGCGGTTCAATCGGTTCAAACACGTTCCCGGGTCGTACGCTTCCCGGTTTGCGTATGCCGGGCCGTATGGGTGCCGACCGTGTTTCCGTGCGCAATCTTAAGATTGTCCGTGTCGATGCGGACGCCAATTTGATTATGATCGGCGGCGCTATTCCCGGACCGAATCACGGGATCGTAATTGTTGAGAAGCAATCCTGA